From the Anaerolineales bacterium genome, one window contains:
- a CDS encoding ABC transporter permease: protein MAVQSPPVASVEQVQDYRNNSLLFLTFRRLFRQRNAQVGMLILGFLVLVAIFAPALAPYDPDQSLIGVESIDKRAGPCIHLLGCSADQPEHYMGVDGNVRDQYSRIIYGTRVSLFIGFSTIGLAVIFGTIIGAVSGYAGGWVDNIIMRIMDVILAFPSFLLAIAIITVLGRGLQNALYAIAIVNVPVFARLVRSSVISLKELDFVTASRSLGASPLRILFIRILPNAIPTLIVQATLSIGGAILEAAALSFLGLGAQPPLAEWGTMLGTERNQVFTSPHLVFFPGIAIMVTVLAFNLLGDGFRDAMDPRLAQLAKT, encoded by the coding sequence ATGGCTGTTCAAAGTCCCCCTGTCGCTTCGGTTGAGCAAGTGCAAGACTATCGCAACAATAGTCTGCTCTTTCTTACATTTCGGCGCCTCTTCCGCCAGCGCAATGCCCAGGTTGGCATGCTGATTCTGGGTTTTCTGGTTTTGGTGGCCATCTTTGCCCCGGCCCTGGCCCCTTATGACCCCGACCAATCGCTGATTGGCGTGGAAAGCATTGACAAGCGGGCTGGGCCATGCATTCACTTGCTGGGCTGCTCCGCAGACCAGCCGGAGCATTACATGGGTGTGGACGGCAACGTGCGCGACCAATACAGCCGCATTATCTACGGCACGCGGGTTTCCCTGTTTATTGGTTTCTCCACGATTGGCTTGGCCGTCATCTTTGGCACCATCATTGGCGCCGTCTCCGGTTACGCCGGTGGGTGGGTCGACAACATCATCATGCGCATCATGGATGTCATTCTGGCGTTTCCCTCTTTCTTGCTGGCCATTGCGATCATCACCGTATTGGGGCGCGGCCTGCAGAATGCGTTGTATGCGATTGCGATAGTGAACGTACCCGTGTTCGCCCGTCTGGTGCGCTCCAGTGTCATCTCCCTCAAAGAGTTGGATTTTGTCACTGCTTCGCGTTCGCTGGGCGCCAGTCCGCTGCGCATCCTCTTTATCCGCATTCTGCCCAATGCCATCCCGACCTTGATCGTGCAAGCCACCCTCAGCATCGGCGGCGCCATTCTGGAAGCCGCGGCGCTCTCTTTTCTGGGCCTTGGCGCTCAGCCGCCGTTGGCGGAGTGGGGCACCATGCTAGGCACGGAGCGCAACCAGGTCTTCACTTCTCCACATCTGGTCTTTTTCCCCGGCATCGCCATCATGGTCACGGTGCTGGCCTTCAACCTGCTGGGCGATGGTTTCCGCGACGCTATGGACCCCCGCCTGGCGCAACTGGCCAAGACCTAG
- a CDS encoding ABC transporter ATP-binding protein, giving the protein MSTKKTAPQPLLDVQNLKTYFYTDDGVLTAVDGVDFQVAPRQVFGLVGESGCGKSVTSLSIMRLVDTPGKIVDGQVLLQGENLLDKTPAEMTKVRGSQISMIFQQPKSSLNPVFTIGDQIVEVFKIHETISEKDARQRAVELLRRVGIPDPERKAQAYPHELSGGQAQRVMIAMALALKPRLLIADEPTTALDATIQAQILDLMQDLRDTTDTAVILITHDLGVIAELADRVAVMYAGKIVEEGDTTALFDKPLHPYTQGLMGSIPVLGDTKERLEVIPGNVPSLINLQPGCRFASRCGARVEHNLEICTQVEPDLIEFDAGHKVRCWLYQEHAGHTPPLKAFAGKKDRK; this is encoded by the coding sequence ATGTCGACCAAGAAAACCGCCCCCCAACCTTTGCTGGATGTCCAGAATCTAAAGACCTACTTCTATACCGATGACGGCGTATTGACGGCGGTTGACGGTGTGGACTTCCAGGTAGCCCCGCGCCAGGTCTTTGGCCTGGTGGGCGAATCGGGTTGTGGCAAAAGCGTTACCTCGCTATCCATCATGCGCTTGGTGGACACCCCAGGCAAGATCGTGGATGGCCAAGTCTTGCTGCAAGGGGAGAACTTGCTGGACAAAACCCCTGCTGAAATGACCAAGGTGCGCGGCAGCCAGATCTCCATGATCTTCCAGCAGCCAAAGAGCAGCCTCAATCCTGTGTTCACCATTGGCGACCAGATCGTGGAAGTCTTCAAGATCCATGAAACCATCAGTGAAAAGGACGCCCGCCAGCGAGCCGTCGAATTGCTGCGCCGGGTGGGCATCCCGGACCCGGAGCGCAAGGCCCAGGCCTATCCGCACGAACTGTCGGGCGGCCAGGCCCAGCGCGTGATGATCGCCATGGCGCTGGCGCTAAAGCCGCGGCTGCTGATTGCGGATGAGCCCACCACCGCGTTGGACGCTACTATCCAAGCCCAAATTCTGGACTTGATGCAAGACCTGCGCGACACGACCGACACGGCGGTGATCCTCATCACGCATGACTTGGGCGTGATTGCCGAGCTGGCTGACCGTGTGGCCGTAATGTACGCGGGCAAGATCGTGGAGGAGGGCGACACAACGGCGCTCTTCGACAAGCCCTTGCATCCTTACACCCAGGGTCTGATGGGCTCCATCCCGGTTTTGGGGGACACCAAGGAACGTTTGGAAGTTATCCCGGGCAATGTGCCCAGCCTGATCAACTTGCAGCCGGGCTGCCGCTTTGCTTCCCGCTGCGGCGCTCGGGTGGAGCATAACCTGGAGATTTGTACGCAGGTCGAACCCGACTTGATCGAATTTGATGCGGGCCACAAAGTGCGCTGTTGGCTGTATCAGGAGCATGCCGGCCACACACCGCCTCTAAAAGCGTTTGCCGGCAAGAAGGACCGCAAATGA
- a CDS encoding dipeptide ABC transporter ATP-binding protein: MSAKSQTSPERSPLIEVRNLKKYYPVRGGLLRRKVADVKAVDDVSFAIYPGETLGLVGESGCGKTTVSKTMLRLEEATAGHIFFEGEDVLAADAAGMKNLRRNMQIVFQDPYSSLDPRLPVGESIAEALVVHGIGDPQERFERVLEVLKKVGLEDYHATRYPHQFSGGQRQRIGIARALILDPKFIVLDEPVSALDVSIQAQVLNLLSDLQQELGLTYLFVAHNLAVVEHISHRVAVMYLGRVAEIAPRKALFKKPLHPYTQALMSAVPKKHPAEKKERILLTGDVPSPLNPPSGCRFHPRCPVARMGHCNVEEPQLRQLEPEHWVACHYAEDFL, encoded by the coding sequence ATGAGCGCCAAAAGCCAAACGTCCCCAGAGCGTAGCCCCTTGATCGAGGTGCGCAACCTCAAGAAGTATTACCCAGTGCGCGGCGGCTTACTGCGTCGAAAAGTGGCAGATGTTAAAGCTGTGGACGATGTCAGCTTTGCCATCTACCCTGGTGAGACACTGGGCCTGGTAGGCGAATCGGGGTGCGGCAAGACCACGGTGAGCAAGACCATGCTGCGCCTGGAAGAGGCTACGGCTGGGCACATCTTCTTCGAAGGAGAAGATGTGCTGGCCGCCGACGCGGCCGGGATGAAAAACCTGCGCCGCAATATGCAGATCGTCTTTCAGGACCCGTATTCTTCGCTGGACCCGCGTCTGCCGGTGGGCGAATCGATTGCCGAGGCCCTGGTGGTTCACGGCATTGGCGATCCGCAGGAGCGTTTTGAGCGCGTACTTGAGGTGCTCAAGAAGGTTGGGCTGGAAGACTATCACGCCACCCGCTACCCGCACCAGTTCTCCGGAGGACAACGCCAGCGCATCGGCATTGCCCGCGCTTTGATCTTGGATCCCAAGTTCATCGTCCTGGATGAGCCAGTCTCGGCCCTGGACGTATCGATCCAGGCGCAGGTGCTCAATTTGCTTTCCGACCTGCAGCAGGAACTCGGGCTGACCTACCTGTTCGTGGCCCACAACCTGGCGGTGGTGGAACATATCTCGCACCGTGTGGCGGTCATGTATCTGGGCCGTGTGGCGGAGATCGCGCCGCGCAAGGCGCTTTTCAAGAAGCCCTTGCATCCTTACACACAGGCGCTTATGTCTGCCGTGCCCAAGAAGCACCCGGCAGAGAAGAAAGAGCGCATTCTGCTCACGGGGGACGTGCCCAGCCCGCTGAACCCGCCCAGCGGTTGCCGCTTCCACCCGCGCTGTCCGGTAGCGCGCATGGGCCACTGCAACGTGGAAGAACCCCAACTGCGCCAGCTGGAGCCCGAGCACTGGGTGGCCTGCCATTACGCCGAAGATTTCCTCTAG
- the ggt gene encoding gamma-glutamyltransferase, producing MNFAPVPEFVSRRSPVVGRGGMLASSQPLATAAGLEMLRAGGSAADAAVATAAALNVTEPTSTGIGGDCFALYYEAATRQVHALNGSGRAPAALSLDLLNQQGLTELPLYHAHTVTVPGAAAGWCDTVARFGRLPLGQVLAPAIELAEAGFPVAPVTSHFWERGAQNQLSRAPNGHELTIEGRAPRPGEIFRNPGLARTLRRLAEGGAQAFYQGEIAEAIVAVLAEAGGVMTAADLAAHHSTWDEPIFADYRGLRVWECPPNGQGLAALLALNILEGFDLASLDPLGPERWHLIVEAMRLAFADTRWFVADPASHPAPLEALLSKDYAAQRRALIDPGHAVADVARGRPTAGSDTVYFSVVDGEGNACSFINSNYHGFGTGMVPKGWGFTLQNRGYGFSLDPAHPNALAPGKRPYHTIIPAMITHADSGELFASYGVMGGYMQPQGHMQVAVGLIDDGLDPQTALDRPRFCIEDGSASLELAVEHGLPEGTQTQLAAMGHQLKEVDGLPRALFGRGQVILRERETGVLWGGSDPRADGLAMTL from the coding sequence ATGAACTTCGCTCCTGTGCCTGAGTTTGTTTCGCGCCGTTCGCCGGTCGTGGGCCGCGGTGGCATGTTGGCCAGCAGCCAACCGCTGGCCACCGCCGCCGGCCTGGAGATGCTGCGCGCCGGCGGCAGCGCCGCCGACGCGGCAGTAGCTACCGCTGCGGCGCTCAACGTCACTGAGCCGACCAGCACGGGTATCGGCGGTGATTGCTTTGCCCTCTATTATGAAGCGGCCACGCGGCAGGTGCATGCCCTGAATGGCTCCGGCCGCGCCCCGGCGGCCCTTAGCCTCGATCTGCTGAACCAGCAGGGTTTGACTGAACTGCCCCTGTACCATGCTCACACGGTCACGGTGCCTGGCGCGGCGGCGGGCTGGTGCGACACTGTGGCGCGCTTTGGCCGCCTGCCGCTGGGGCAGGTGTTGGCCCCGGCCATCGAGCTGGCTGAGGCGGGCTTCCCCGTGGCCCCGGTCACCAGCCATTTTTGGGAGCGCGGGGCGCAAAATCAGCTCAGCCGCGCGCCTAACGGGCACGAATTGACCATCGAAGGCCGTGCCCCGCGGCCGGGCGAGATCTTCCGTAACCCCGGCCTGGCGCGTACCTTGCGCCGTCTGGCAGAAGGCGGTGCACAGGCCTTTTATCAAGGCGAGATCGCCGAGGCGATCGTGGCGGTGCTGGCCGAGGCCGGCGGCGTGATGACGGCTGCTGATCTGGCAGCCCACCACAGCACCTGGGATGAGCCCATCTTCGCCGACTACCGCGGCCTGCGCGTGTGGGAGTGCCCGCCCAATGGGCAAGGCCTGGCCGCTTTGCTGGCCTTGAACATATTGGAAGGCTTTGACCTGGCCAGCCTGGACCCCTTGGGGCCAGAGCGCTGGCACCTGATAGTTGAGGCGATGCGCCTGGCCTTTGCCGACACGCGCTGGTTCGTGGCCGACCCGGCCAGCCACCCGGCGCCGCTGGAGGCGCTGCTTTCCAAGGACTATGCCGCCCAGCGCCGCGCCCTGATCGACCCAGGGCATGCCGTGGCGGATGTGGCCCGCGGCCGCCCCACGGCGGGCAGCGACACCGTGTATTTCAGCGTGGTGGACGGCGAGGGCAACGCCTGCTCGTTCATCAACAGCAATTATCACGGCTTCGGCACCGGCATGGTGCCCAAGGGCTGGGGCTTCACCTTGCAAAACCGCGGCTATGGTTTCAGCCTGGACCCGGCGCACCCCAATGCGCTGGCCCCGGGCAAACGCCCGTACCACACCATCATCCCGGCCATGATCACGCATGCCGACAGCGGCGAGCTGTTTGCCAGCTACGGGGTAATGGGCGGGTACATGCAGCCGCAGGGTCACATGCAGGTCGCCGTGGGGCTGATCGACGATGGGCTGGACCCGCAGACGGCCCTGGACCGGCCGCGCTTTTGTATTGAAGACGGCAGTGCCTCGCTGGAGCTGGCGGTGGAACATGGGCTGCCCGAAGGCACCCAAACCCAGCTGGCTGCCATGGGCCACCAGCTGAAAGAGGTGGACGGGCTGCCGCGGGCCTTGTTTGGCCGCGGGCAAGTGATCTTGCGAGAACGGGAGACTGGCGTGCTGTGGGGCGGCAGCGACCCGCGCGCCGATGGATTGGCGATGACCTTATGA
- the mvaD gene encoding diphosphomevalonate decarboxylase: MTQATAVAHPNIAFIKYWGNQDQALRLPSNGSISMNLDGLHSHTSVRFTSSLAGDELLLDGKTASPEQTQRVTAFLDLVRGQAGIASPARVESRNNFPSGAGIASSSSAFAALALAASASAGLQLDEAALSRLARRGSGSASRSVPGGFVEWRPGSDAESYASSIAPATYWDLVDCIAVISEAHKATGSTAGHVLAGSSALQAARLAGAPQRLEQCRTAIQKRDFEALAEVAELDCHLMHAVMMTSQPGLHYWLPASLEVMEAVRAWRAAGTPAFYTLDAGPNVHVLCPASGADALSAALQQVPGVLRVLRAGAGGPAQLLPAS, from the coding sequence ATGACCCAGGCAACTGCTGTCGCACACCCCAACATTGCCTTCATCAAATACTGGGGCAACCAGGACCAGGCTTTGCGCCTGCCTTCGAATGGCTCGATTTCCATGAACCTGGATGGTTTGCATTCCCATACCTCGGTGCGGTTCACCAGCAGCCTGGCTGGGGATGAATTGCTGCTGGACGGCAAAACCGCCAGCCCTGAGCAGACCCAGCGCGTGACGGCTTTTCTGGACCTGGTGCGCGGGCAGGCCGGCATCGCCAGCCCGGCCCGCGTGGAGAGCCGCAACAATTTCCCCAGCGGGGCTGGGATCGCTTCGTCCTCCTCAGCCTTTGCTGCGCTGGCCTTGGCGGCCAGCGCATCTGCCGGCCTGCAGCTGGACGAAGCCGCCCTCTCGCGCCTGGCCCGGCGCGGCTCTGGCTCCGCCAGCCGCTCGGTGCCGGGCGGTTTTGTGGAATGGCGGCCGGGCAGCGACGCCGAAAGCTATGCCAGCAGTATTGCCCCAGCGACGTACTGGGATCTGGTGGACTGCATTGCCGTGATCAGCGAAGCCCATAAGGCCACCGGCTCCACCGCCGGGCATGTGCTGGCCGGCAGCTCCGCGCTGCAGGCCGCCCGCCTGGCCGGCGCCCCGCAGCGCCTGGAGCAGTGTCGCACGGCGATCCAAAAGCGAGACTTCGAAGCCCTGGCAGAAGTGGCCGAGCTGGACTGCCATTTGATGCACGCGGTGATGATGACCTCGCAGCCCGGCTTGCATTACTGGCTGCCGGCCAGCCTGGAGGTGATGGAGGCGGTGCGCGCCTGGCGCGCGGCCGGCACCCCCGCCTTCTATACGCTGGACGCCGGGCCGAATGTGCATGTGCTCTGCCCGGCCAGCGGCGCAGACGCGCTGAGCGCCGCGCTGCAGCAGGTGCCCGGCGTGCTGCGTGTGCTGCGGGCCGGCGCCGGCGGCCCGGCGCAGCTGCTGCCGGCTTCCTAA
- a CDS encoding site-2 protease family protein, with translation MTLILFVVALVSLIVLHELGHFFAAKFSGIKVKEFGIGLPPRVMTLFKWGETDFTLNALPLGGFVLPEGENDPDVPGGLSAAPPLKRIFVLLAGPAMNLLAAVVLYFIIFMQIGAPDLSRVEVMSISPDSPAQTAGLQVGDVLLRVDGQPVTSSQRLQELIYASLGEQIELTIERAGEEHNLYLVPRDPPPPDGAIGIAMGNPSVAANPAQALSLGVQMVRQQADNLLRLPGRLLSGTANEDEGRLIGYKGMYDIFTAVRAADTAPQSPTPAGVNTMSFFASISISLGILNLLPLPALDGGRILFTLPELLFRRRVPAVYENTVNFVGFALLLMLLIYINVQDFLNPIVLP, from the coding sequence ATGACGTTAATTCTTTTTGTGGTTGCCTTGGTATCCCTGATCGTATTGCATGAATTGGGGCATTTTTTTGCCGCCAAATTCAGCGGCATCAAGGTCAAGGAATTTGGGATTGGTCTGCCGCCGCGCGTCATGACCCTCTTCAAGTGGGGCGAAACCGATTTCACATTGAATGCGCTGCCCCTGGGCGGGTTTGTTCTGCCCGAGGGTGAAAATGACCCGGATGTGCCCGGAGGCCTGTCTGCCGCCCCGCCGCTTAAGCGGATTTTCGTGCTGTTGGCCGGCCCGGCGATGAACCTGCTGGCTGCGGTGGTTCTGTATTTCATCATCTTCATGCAGATCGGGGCGCCGGACCTGAGCCGGGTGGAAGTGATGAGCATCTCGCCCGATTCGCCGGCCCAGACCGCCGGCCTGCAGGTGGGGGATGTGCTGCTGCGCGTGGACGGCCAGCCGGTGACCAGCAGCCAGAGGCTGCAAGAACTGATCTATGCCAGCCTGGGCGAGCAGATCGAACTGACGATTGAGCGCGCCGGCGAGGAACACAACCTGTACCTGGTGCCGCGCGACCCACCCCCGCCGGATGGCGCGATTGGGATTGCGATGGGCAACCCCAGTGTGGCGGCCAACCCGGCGCAGGCGCTGAGCCTGGGTGTGCAGATGGTGCGCCAGCAGGCCGATAACCTGCTGCGCCTGCCGGGCCGCCTGCTGAGCGGGACGGCCAACGAAGATGAAGGCCGCCTGATCGGCTACAAGGGCATGTACGACATCTTCACCGCGGTACGGGCCGCCGACACAGCCCCGCAGAGCCCCACGCCCGCCGGCGTGAACACCATGTCTTTCTTCGCCTCCATCTCGATTTCGCTGGGCATCCTCAACCTGCTGCCCCTGCCGGCGCTGGACGGCGGCCGGATCTTGTTCACCCTGCCGGAGCTGCTCTTCCGCCGCCGGGTGCCTGCCGTCTACGAGAACACGGTCAACTTCGTCGGCTTCGCCTTGCTGCTGATGCTGTTGATCTATATCAATGTTCAAGATTTCCTCAACCCGATCGTGCTTCCCTAA
- a CDS encoding HEAT repeat domain-containing protein: MQEDLTPTPEDISFDEVLSALRDESQPMPARLLYGFSNLDGVEAGALRAVWPGLSAARRLGVLEDLEALAEGNVILSFDAVNLIALDDEEPRVRVTAVRALWTSEQPAFLERLLRLVQDDPVGEVRAQAAAGLGQYVLWGELQSIRPADLQQAEQALLRTYEDDPDELVQRRALEALGYSSRPEVPDLIEQAYERDDDDWIGSALYAMGRSADDRWTRPVLDRLKDHNAELSREAARAAGELEIGEALPALIDLLQDEDAELRLTAAWSLSQIGGEGVEDALEELLERSEDEEEIELLEDALENLAFTHEMSEMPILDFSPDDLEDLVRPDLPIDEDDDPELD, from the coding sequence ATGCAAGAAGACCTGACCCCCACACCGGAAGATATTTCGTTTGATGAGGTGCTGAGCGCGCTGCGCGACGAGTCGCAGCCTATGCCGGCGCGCCTGCTGTATGGCTTCTCCAACCTGGACGGCGTGGAAGCCGGGGCGCTGCGCGCCGTGTGGCCGGGCTTGTCCGCCGCCCGCCGGCTGGGCGTGCTGGAGGACCTGGAGGCTTTGGCCGAGGGCAACGTGATCTTGTCGTTCGACGCGGTCAACCTGATCGCCCTGGACGATGAAGAGCCGCGGGTGCGCGTGACCGCCGTGCGCGCTTTGTGGACCTCTGAGCAGCCGGCGTTCCTGGAACGGCTGCTGCGCTTGGTGCAAGATGACCCGGTGGGGGAAGTGCGCGCCCAGGCCGCGGCGGGCCTGGGCCAGTATGTGCTCTGGGGCGAGCTGCAGTCCATCCGCCCGGCAGACCTGCAGCAAGCGGAACAAGCCCTGCTGCGCACCTACGAAGACGACCCCGATGAACTGGTGCAGCGCCGCGCCCTGGAAGCCCTGGGCTATTCCAGCCGCCCGGAAGTGCCTGACCTGATCGAGCAGGCCTATGAGCGTGACGACGATGACTGGATCGGCAGCGCCCTGTATGCCATGGGCCGCTCCGCCGATGACCGCTGGACGCGCCCGGTGCTGGACCGGCTGAAGGACCACAACGCCGAGCTGAGCCGCGAGGCGGCCCGGGCGGCGGGCGAGCTGGAGATCGGCGAGGCCCTGCCGGCCCTGATCGACCTGCTGCAGGACGAGGACGCTGAGCTGCGCCTGACGGCGGCCTGGTCGCTTTCGCAGATCGGCGGCGAGGGCGTGGAAGACGCCCTGGAAGAGCTGCTCGAGCGCAGCGAGGACGAAGAAGAGATCGAGCTGCTGGAGGACGCGCTGGAAAACCTGGCCTTCACCCATGAAATGTCCGAGATGCCCATTTTGGATTTTTCGCCGGATGACCTGGAAGACCTGGTGCGCCCCGACCTGCCCATCGACGAGGATGACGACCCCGAACTGGATTAG
- a CDS encoding acylphosphatase — MSNQRLHILISGHVQGVGFRYFVMRQAQELGLSGWTRNLHDGHVEAVAEGPRPALERLLVAARQGPPGSAVSDVQAEWGAATGEFSGFEVVG; from the coding sequence ATGTCCAACCAACGACTCCACATCTTGATATCCGGCCATGTGCAGGGTGTGGGCTTTCGCTATTTTGTGATGCGCCAGGCGCAGGAGCTCGGCCTGAGCGGCTGGACCCGCAACCTGCATGACGGCCACGTGGAAGCTGTGGCTGAGGGTCCGCGGCCAGCACTGGAGCGGCTGTTGGTTGCCGCCCGTCAGGGGCCGCCGGGCTCGGCGGTGAGCGATGTGCAGGCGGAGTGGGGCGCGGCGACGGGGGAGTTCAGCGGGTTTGAGGTGGTTGGGTAG
- a CDS encoding site-specific DNA-methyltransferase: MPKRKPIKKKPVTTAAPVSSYKHETKRVRIPTQEESEKLPARQKQPVKKKYAYDPSLDPQLVWAGKEEQGAEFSVPTVPIYVQEKIAPEAIIARLKLGADENAQMMLFGETAETQIAKAVEFYEHEDNWQNRMILGDSLLVMNSLLEKERMRGKVQCIYIDPPYGIKFGSNWQVSTRKRDVKENKVEDFVRQPEQVKAFRDTWELGIHSYLTYLLQRLTTARELLDQSGSCFVQISDENVHFVRTLMDQVFGANNFVSQITFQKTGGFGSSTLDNVSDYIVWYAKDKSNLKYRQLYYLKTPDQGYEAYNKVELADGTVRNLSKQEKQDWGTVSGRIFRTQILESAGASSKDQIFNFEGRKYTPSSGAHWKTSLDGLEKLAALGRIVKTGSGLSYKRYLDDLPVTPLINLWSDTASGSGMQKVYVVQTNQIVIQRCILMTTDPGDIVLDPTCGSGTTAYVAEQWGRRWITTDTSRVALALARTRLMSAKYPYYRLKDEASISMGFEYKTVPHITLKSLANDEEPAQEILYDQPLEAKDLVRVAGPFTVESLSPHRVSDRQELLSTERFAQTIVENMLKAGVQTGEKDARLEFTNLDILPSGPEVQAVGEYQSENGVKKVAVSIGPEFGSVDDDFIRQAARVSKKFADLLVVAATSFDASAFSEPSQVNGLRVLKVKINPDLSMGDLLKKTGSGNLFLAFGEPEIKVREAEGGAQVEVLGVDVYDPVKSEIRSSGSGDPEHDIAAWFVDTNYNDEAFFVTQAYFLGADKPYEKLKKALKAEINEDVWDELYSTTSRPFPKPKTGKIAVKVINHYGDEVMKVVEV, translated from the coding sequence ATGCCAAAACGAAAACCCATCAAGAAGAAACCCGTCACCACCGCCGCGCCGGTTAGCTCCTACAAGCACGAGACCAAACGGGTGCGCATCCCCACCCAGGAGGAGTCCGAGAAGCTGCCCGCGCGCCAGAAGCAGCCGGTGAAGAAGAAATACGCCTACGACCCCTCGCTGGACCCGCAGTTGGTTTGGGCGGGCAAAGAGGAGCAAGGCGCCGAATTCTCCGTGCCCACCGTGCCGATTTATGTGCAGGAGAAGATCGCGCCGGAGGCCATCATTGCTCGCCTGAAGCTGGGCGCGGACGAAAACGCGCAGATGATGCTCTTTGGCGAGACGGCGGAGACACAGATCGCCAAAGCCGTGGAGTTCTACGAGCACGAGGACAACTGGCAGAACCGCATGATATTGGGCGATTCGCTGCTGGTGATGAACAGCCTGCTGGAAAAAGAGCGCATGCGCGGCAAGGTGCAGTGCATCTATATTGACCCGCCCTATGGGATTAAGTTCGGCTCAAACTGGCAGGTGTCTACAAGGAAACGAGATGTAAAAGAAAACAAAGTAGAAGACTTCGTTCGCCAACCTGAGCAAGTAAAGGCTTTTCGTGACACATGGGAACTGGGCATCCATTCATACCTGACCTATCTGCTGCAAAGGCTAACAACTGCCAGGGAATTGTTAGATCAAAGCGGTTCATGCTTTGTCCAAATTTCAGACGAAAATGTTCACTTTGTCAGAACTTTAATGGATCAGGTCTTTGGGGCTAACAATTTTGTCTCACAAATCACCTTTCAAAAAACTGGCGGTTTCGGCTCATCAACCTTGGATAACGTGTCGGACTATATTGTTTGGTACGCTAAAGACAAGTCAAACCTTAAATATCGGCAACTTTATTATTTAAAGACGCCGGATCAGGGATATGAGGCGTACAACAAAGTTGAACTAGCAGATGGGACAGTTAGGAATCTAAGTAAGCAAGAAAAGCAAGATTGGGGAACCGTTAGCGGCAGAATCTTCCGAACCCAGATTCTGGAATCTGCTGGTGCGTCAAGCAAAGATCAGATTTTTAACTTTGAGGGAAGAAAATACACTCCTTCAAGCGGCGCGCACTGGAAAACCTCTTTGGATGGTTTGGAAAAACTTGCTGCTCTAGGCAGGATAGTTAAGACCGGATCCGGTCTGTCTTACAAGCGGTATCTGGATGACTTGCCTGTAACACCGTTAATAAACCTTTGGAGCGATACTGCATCTGGGAGTGGAATGCAAAAGGTTTATGTAGTTCAGACGAACCAAATTGTAATTCAGCGTTGCATCCTCATGACCACCGACCCCGGCGACATAGTGCTCGACCCCACCTGCGGTTCGGGCACTACAGCCTATGTGGCGGAGCAATGGGGTCGGCGCTGGATCACCACGGACACTTCGCGCGTAGCCCTGGCCTTGGCCCGCACTCGGCTGATGAGCGCCAAATATCCCTACTACCGGCTCAAGGACGAGGCCAGTATCTCCATGGGCTTTGAATACAAGACCGTGCCGCACATCACATTGAAATCTTTGGCCAACGATGAGGAGCCCGCCCAGGAAATCCTCTACGACCAGCCGCTGGAGGCCAAAGACCTGGTGCGCGTCGCCGGCCCGTTCACAGTCGAATCGCTTTCGCCGCATCGCGTCTCGGACCGGCAAGAGCTGCTCTCCACCGAGCGCTTTGCGCAGACCATCGTCGAGAACATGCTCAAGGCCGGCGTGCAAACCGGCGAGAAGGACGCCCGCTTGGAATTCACCAATCTGGACATCCTGCCCAGCGGGCCGGAAGTACAAGCCGTCGGCGAGTATCAGAGCGAAAACGGCGTCAAAAAGGTGGCTGTCTCCATCGGCCCGGAATTCGGCAGCGTGGACGACGACTTCATCCGCCAGGCAGCCCGCGTATCCAAAAAGTTTGCCGATTTGCTTGTGGTGGCCGCCACTTCTTTCGATGCATCTGCCTTCTCCGAACCCAGCCAGGTCAATGGCCTGCGGGTGTTGAAGGTCAAAATCAACCCCGACCTGTCGATGGGCGACCTGCTCAAAAAGACTGGCTCGGGCAACCTCTTCCTGGCCTTCGGCGAGCCCGAGATCAAGGTCAGGGAAGCCGAAGGCGGCGCGCAGGTGGAGGTGCTGGGCGTGGACGTCTACGACCCGGTGAAGAGCGAAATCCGCAGCAGCGGCAGCGGTGATCCGGAGCACGACATCGCCGCCTGGTTCGTGGACACCAACTACAACGACGAAGCCTTCTTCGTCACCCAGGCCTACTTCCTGGGCGCAGACAAGCCTTACGAGAAACTCAAGAAAGCACTCAAGGCAGAAATCAACGAAGACGTCTGGGATGAACTGTACTCAACCACCTCGCGCCCCTTCCCCAAACCGAAGACCGGCAAAATCGCGGTCAAGGTCATCAATCACTATGGTGATGAAGTGATGAAGGTGGTAGAGGTGTAG